ACGCCCGGCACGTCATCGCTGTCGCGCGATGTCTCCGAACGCACGCTGCGACTGCTGGTGCCCGAGGACGGTGTGCCGCGAGTCGACGCGGTGGTGTTCCTGCTGCGGACGCTCAACGCGGCGGACATCGCACTGCTCAAGCAGATCGGGGAGCTGGTCGGCGGATCCTCGGGTGCGCTCGGGGTGATCGGGGTGGCTTCGCGGGCCGACGAGATCGGCGCAGGCCGCCTCGATGCGATGATGTCGGCCAAGGATGTCGCCCAACGATTTACCGGTGAACTCGACCGGACCGGCATCTGTCAGGCGGTGGTTCCGGTCTCGGGACTGTTGGCGCTGACCGCCCGGACCCTGCGGCAGAGCGAGTTCGCCGCGCTGGAGAAGCTGGCCGCTGTCGACGCCAACGAACTGAACAAGGCGATGCTTTCCGTGGACCGCTTCGTCCGCGAGGACAGCGCACTGCCGGTCGACGCGCAGACCCGTGCGCAGATCCTGGACCGCTTCGGCATGTTTGGCCTGCGGATCTCGATCGCGGTGTTGCGGGTGGGCGTGGCAACGGATTCCGTCACCCTGGCCGACGAGCTGCTCGAGCGCAGCGGGCTGGTCGCGCTGCGCGACGTGATCGACCAGCAGTTCGCGCAGCGCTCCGAACTGCTCAAGGCACACACGGCCCTGGTCTCGTTGCGCCGGTTCGTCGAGATGCACCCGATCACCGCGACGCCGTACATCATCGCCGACATCGACCCGCTGCTGGCGGACACTCACGCCTTCGAGGAACTCCGGCTGCTCAGCCAACTACGTTCTCGACCAACGACTTTGACCGAAGACGAGATGGCCTCGCTGCGTCGGGTGATCGGTGGGTCCGGTACCGACGCCGCGAGCCGGCTGGGACTGACCGCCGAAACGCCGGGCGATGGGCCGCGTGCGGCCTTCGCGGCGGCGCAACGTTGGCGTCGGCGCGCCGACCATCCACTGAACGACCCGTTCACCACCAGGGCGTGTCGCGCCGCGGTGCGCAGCGCCGAAGCGCTGGTCGCGATGTACGCCGCGGGCGGTTAGCCGCCGCCCGGCCGCGGGAAGCCCGGGATCGTCGGCAGCACCCGCTGCGTCGTGGTCACCGTCTCGGTCACCGTGCTCACCGAGGTCGACACCGACGTGCTGGTGCTTGTGCTCGTACTCGTGCTGGTCGACGGCGCTTCGGTGGTCGTCGTCGTGGTCGGCGTGTCCGTCGTGGTGGCGGGGGCCTGCGTCGCAGTCGGGGATTCGGTCACTGTCTGGGTGACACCCGGCTCCGGTGCGACCGTCGCGGATGTCGCGGCCGTGGTCGACGTTGTCGGCGACGTCGTCGTGGTCGCCGGGCTGGACCCGTCGCTACCGGTGAACTTCACGATCGCGTAGACCAGCAGGGCCAGGATCGCCGCGGTCAGCACTCCCAGGCCGAC
This is a stretch of genomic DNA from Mycobacterium sp. ELW1. It encodes these proteins:
- a CDS encoding dynamin-like GTPase family protein → MSTSDQVRAILGGTRRAYQGEPAYRERPDVFNELDRIAGRLNQPIRIALAGTLKAGKSTLVNALVGENIAPTDATEATRIVTWFRHGPIPKVTANHVGGRRSNVPIARDGGLTFDFGRLDANDIVDLDVEWPAAELIDATIIDTPGTSSLSRDVSERTLRLLVPEDGVPRVDAVVFLLRTLNAADIALLKQIGELVGGSSGALGVIGVASRADEIGAGRLDAMMSAKDVAQRFTGELDRTGICQAVVPVSGLLALTARTLRQSEFAALEKLAAVDANELNKAMLSVDRFVREDSALPVDAQTRAQILDRFGMFGLRISIAVLRVGVATDSVTLADELLERSGLVALRDVIDQQFAQRSELLKAHTALVSLRRFVEMHPITATPYIIADIDPLLADTHAFEELRLLSQLRSRPTTLTEDEMASLRRVIGGSGTDAASRLGLTAETPGDGPRAAFAAAQRWRRRADHPLNDPFTTRACRAAVRSAEALVAMYAAGG